The Rhododendron vialii isolate Sample 1 chromosome 6a, ASM3025357v1 genome includes a window with the following:
- the LOC131329959 gene encoding uncharacterized protein LOC131329959, whose protein sequence is MARLSLSKKKMKRSKLAMAMQWWLYILHLLGLFMELAYRMVERQCVHGVRSRYQLDFYDNRDVIEKWVYKSDRKCMNDFRMPRRPFLKLTPLMRDGTHTPVQVPAVDRPRYRNRKGQTATNVLAACTPNLQFTYVLPGWEGSAADGRVLRDAINRTHGLVVPLGKTP, encoded by the exons ATGGCACGTCTTAGTTtatcgaaaaagaaaatgaaaaggagCAAATTGGCAATGGCTATGCAGTGGTGGTTGTACATTCTACATTTACTTGGGTTATTCATGGAATTAGCATATAGGATGGTTGAAAGACAATGCGTGCATGGGGTTAGATCTAGGTATCAGTTAGATTTCTATGATAATAGAGATGTAATTGAAAAATGGGTGTATAAAAGTGATCGTAAATGTATGAATGATTTTAGAATGCCTAGGCGGCCATTTTTGAAGTT AACTCCACTGATGAGAGATGGAACACACACACCTGTCCAAGTGCCGGCTGTTGATAGGCCTAGGTATCGAAACAGAAAAGGTCAAACTGCTACGAATGTCTTGGCAGCGTGTACCCCAAACCTTCAATTCACTTATGTGTTACCTGGTTGGGAGGGATCAGCAGCGGATGGACGGGTGTTACGAGATGCAATTAATAGAACCCATGGTCTAGTTGTTCCACTTGGTAAGACACCATGA